One genomic region from Gadus morhua chromosome 9, gadMor3.0, whole genome shotgun sequence encodes:
- the insc gene encoding protein inscuteable homolog: MAASLNDSRQSPSISTCSPMSRVKALQVDSVQRWMEDLRHMTEVECMCVLQAKHIGAEEEGGHQGELIVASALGAGGEHVVTRNNLQSLLRRALVVSTELGKMFQRLEKGRWQRVHSTAVRANCHVRSLVQEYGAARSTPPEMQKYEKSLLEKCMELTNITERCLHTDDEFFLKSMREAIHEILTNVSDSFSNMIDMALANEIQVLIKQVESSDSVYTISSAISNLLSLTQDGPQLCSIIAKEGAVVALFKICRQDCFSDLYAHALRTVASICCVEEGIKQLDKVDGILCLADILTEENSDEAARAEAAAVVAQITSPHHTSTQHLASFLESMHDIVTALIKLCATASCGEVFLLASAALANITFFDSMACEILLQLNAVQILLGACSDRQRVDTPYSKDQVVTILANLSVLGQTAPEVLQEKGIERLLVLLGETPSSPSPSEGAACERVQQKAAVTLARLSRDPEVARTAILLNAPARLIKLCRSPAERNNSDSVLVACLAALRRLAAGCPDGIEPADHQQLIKPRLVDSFLLCSNMEESFV; the protein is encoded by the exons CAGAGTCAAGGCCCTCCAGGTGGACTCGGTGCAGCGGTGGATGGAGGACCTGCGCCACATGACGGAGGTGgagtgcatgtgcgtgctgCAGGCCAAGCACAtcggagcggaggaggagggcggccaccagggggagctgATCGTGGCGTCGGCGCTGGGGGCGGGCGGCGAGCACGTGGTGACCCGGAACAACCTGCAGTCGCTGCTGCGCCGCGCCCTGGTGGTCAGCACCGAGCTGGGCAAGATGTTCCAGAGGCTGGAGAAGGGCCGCTGGCAGAGGGTGCACAGCACGGCCGTGCGCGCCAACTGCCACGTGCGCTCGCTGGTGCAGGAGTACGGGGCGGCGCGGAGCACGCCCCCTGAGATGCAGAAg TATGAAAAAAGTCTACTAGAAAAGTGCATGGAGCTCACCAACATCACAGAGAG GTGCCTGCACACCGACGATGAGTTCTTCCTCAAGTCCATGAGAGAAGCTATCCATGAGATTCTCACTAACGTCAGCGATTcgttcagcaacatgattgaCATGGCACTGGCCAATGAAATCCAG GTGTTGATCAAACAGGTGGAGTCGTCGGACAGCGTGTACACTATCAGCAGCGCCATCAGTAACCTGCTGTCCCTGACTCAGGACGGACCACAGCTGTGCAGCATCATCGCCAAG GAGGGAGCGGTGGTGGCCTTGTTCAAGATCTGTCGCCAGGACTGCTTCAGCGACCTGTACGCCCACGCCCTGAGGACTGTGGCGTCCATCTGCTGCGTGGAAGAGGGCATCAAACAACTGGACAAG gtggatGGAATCTTGTGCCTGGCTGACATCCTGACAGAGGAGAACAGCGATGAGGCGGCGAGGGCGGAGGCAGCAGCGGTCGTGGCTCAGAtcacctccccccaccacacctccacccagcacCTGGCCAGTTTCCTGGAGAGCATGCATGACATCGTCACCGCACTCATCA AGCTGTGTGCCACGGCGTCCTGTGGCGAGGTGTTCCTGCTGGCGTCGGCCGCCCTCGCCAACATCACCTTCTTCGACAGCATGGCCTGTGAGATCCTGCTGCAGCTCAACGCCGTGCAGATCCTGCTGGGGGCCTGCAGCGACCGGCAGCGTGTGGACACGCCCTACTCCAAAGACCAG GTGGTGACCATCTTGGCAAACCTTTCTGTTTTGGGGCAGACGGCACCTGAAGTTCTTCAAGAGAAAG GGATCGAGCgtctgctggtgctgctgggggaGACACCGTCCTCCCCCAGCCCGTCGGAGGGCGCTGCCTGCGAGCGCGTCCAGCAGAAGGCGGCCGTCACGCTGGCACGGCTCAGCCGAGACCCGGAGGTCGCACGCACCGCCATCCTGTTGAAcg CTCCGGCTCGTCTCATCAAGCTCTGCCGCTCCCCCGCCGAGCGCAACAACAGCGATTCTGTGCTGGTGGCCTGCCTG GCTGCTCTCAGGCGGCTAGCGGCAGGGTGTCCAGACGGCATCGAACCTGCGGACCACCAGCAGCTCATCAAGCCCCGGCTGGTGGACTCCTTCCTGCTGTGCTCCAACATGGAGGAGAGCTTTGTGTGA